A genome region from Bradyrhizobium commune includes the following:
- a CDS encoding NmrA family NAD(P)-binding protein, which translates to MTNAEILVSGATGRTGGAAIDELLRLGKRVRAYVRKDGEKAAGLRARGVETAVGDFTDIDAIRAAMEGIRSAYFLHPIAPGIIGAAAYFAQAAKEAGVSAIVNMSQISARRESASHAAQDHWVSERVFDWSGVATTHLRPTFFADWLVYPHFAKALWARKTIEFPFANGRHAPIASDDQGRVIAHLLAKPEGHAGKIYTLHGPVEMNHTEIAAAMSKVLGAEIAYAPVSIEEFRQRMEQLYKFPPFLVQHLVEVAQNYQDGIFAGTNDNVERITGTPALSVPAFIEKYRNAFA; encoded by the coding sequence ATGACCAACGCAGAAATTCTCGTCAGCGGCGCCACCGGGCGCACCGGGGGTGCGGCGATCGACGAGCTCTTGAGGCTCGGCAAGCGGGTGCGGGCCTATGTGCGCAAGGACGGCGAGAAGGCCGCCGGCTTGCGGGCGCGCGGGGTCGAGACCGCGGTCGGCGATTTCACCGACATCGACGCCATTCGCGCGGCGATGGAGGGCATCCGCTCCGCCTATTTCCTGCATCCGATCGCGCCGGGGATCATCGGCGCCGCCGCCTACTTTGCGCAGGCAGCGAAGGAAGCCGGCGTCTCGGCCATCGTCAACATGTCGCAGATTTCGGCGCGCCGGGAATCGGCGAGCCATGCGGCGCAGGATCACTGGGTCTCCGAGCGCGTGTTCGACTGGTCGGGGGTCGCGACCACGCATCTGCGCCCGACCTTCTTCGCCGACTGGCTGGTCTATCCGCACTTCGCCAAAGCACTCTGGGCCAGGAAGACGATCGAATTCCCGTTCGCCAACGGCCGCCACGCGCCGATCGCGAGCGACGACCAGGGGCGCGTCATCGCCCATCTCCTGGCCAAGCCCGAAGGCCACGCCGGCAAGATCTACACGCTCCATGGCCCTGTCGAGATGAACCACACCGAAATCGCGGCCGCCATGAGCAAGGTGCTCGGCGCCGAGATCGCTTATGCGCCGGTTTCGATCGAAGAGTTCAGGCAGAGGATGGAGCAGCTCTACAAGTTTCCGCCATTCCTGGTGCAGCACCTCGTCGAAGTTGCCCAGAACTATCAGGACGGTATCTTCGCCGGCACCAACGACAATGTCGAAAGGATCACGGGAACGCCGGCCCTGTCGGTGCCGGCCTTCATCGAGAAATACAGGAACGCCTTCGCCTGA
- a CDS encoding MarR family winged helix-turn-helix transcriptional regulator — protein sequence MSRSRENRQMMQINQPLGIDECNCNAMRKASRQITRLYDAHLAPTGLRITQFLTLAALNEVGSAGINALAERLDIERTAMGKMVGFLERDGLIRLRPSPTDGRSRLIELTEKGRRLHKEAAPLWRDAQRQFAQLNGAKNVAELRKGLQQMVVGDMAATSSDD from the coding sequence ATGAGCAGAAGTCGAGAGAACAGACAGATGATGCAGATCAACCAGCCGCTTGGCATCGACGAATGCAACTGCAACGCCATGCGCAAGGCGAGCCGGCAGATTACGCGCCTCTACGATGCCCACCTCGCGCCAACCGGCCTTCGCATCACGCAGTTCCTGACGCTCGCGGCGCTGAACGAGGTCGGAAGCGCAGGGATCAACGCGCTGGCCGAACGGCTCGACATCGAGCGGACGGCGATGGGCAAGATGGTCGGCTTCCTGGAGCGCGACGGCCTGATCAGGCTCCGTCCGTCCCCCACCGACGGCCGCAGCCGCCTGATCGAGCTCACCGAGAAGGGGCGCCGCCTTCACAAGGAGGCGGCTCCGCTCTGGCGCGACGCGCAACGGCAATTCGCGCAGCTGAATGGCGCGAAGAACGTCGCCGAGCTGCGCAAGGGATTGCAACAGATGGTCGTCGGCGACATGGCCGCGACCTCGTCCGACGACTGA
- a CDS encoding CYTH and CHAD domain-containing protein, which produces MTTETELKFRLAPRQLSTVLRNGASRRHGDPTGQTLISTYYDTKKHKLRRNGLVLRVRKIDDRYVQTVKARGLTDVTRGEWENEVAGAKPELAKTRHTPLDDIATRNFSGKLKPVFQTDVRRTARMRRVRRSRIELAIDQGRITAGRRSRPVAELELELKSGQIADLFRLARIFERKAGAELDPRSKAERGFELVAGNGRSAQRAEPIRLTHEVSPQDAFRIIAHSALRQVTTNADPVRNKDSEGVHQMRVGLRRLRAAISLFDDIMPRVGTGRIKAELKWLTGELAPAREIDVFVKDSIEPLPEQGVPRRGAGAIRKKFSAQRMAAFRRAGEAVASARYRRLLIDVAEWIEAMRASADDGRSIAAYAAEMLDRHTRKVRKQGKQLAELDPRRRHKLRIRIKKIRYAVDFFKSLYRDRDQNELADFSGRLKQLQSALGSLNDFMAHRELATKAALAAPPANRRAQAFASGFIVGQEREAAHGLMKNAARELRRLHRLRVEPRK; this is translated from the coding sequence ATGACGACAGAAACGGAACTGAAATTCCGCCTTGCGCCGCGTCAGCTCTCGACCGTTTTGCGCAATGGCGCATCGCGCAGGCATGGCGACCCGACCGGGCAGACACTGATCTCGACCTATTACGACACGAAGAAGCACAAGCTGAGGCGGAACGGCTTGGTGCTCCGGGTCCGCAAGATCGACGACCGGTACGTCCAGACCGTGAAAGCGCGCGGCCTCACCGACGTGACGCGCGGCGAATGGGAGAACGAGGTCGCCGGCGCCAAGCCTGAGCTCGCGAAAACAAGACATACGCCGCTCGACGACATTGCCACCAGAAACTTTTCCGGCAAGTTGAAGCCGGTCTTTCAGACCGACGTCCGCCGCACGGCGCGGATGCGGCGCGTCCGGAGAAGCCGGATCGAGCTCGCGATCGACCAGGGCCGGATCACCGCCGGCCGCCGCTCCCGTCCCGTCGCCGAACTCGAGCTGGAGCTGAAGTCCGGGCAGATCGCCGACCTGTTCAGACTGGCGCGGATCTTTGAACGCAAGGCAGGGGCCGAACTCGATCCGCGCTCGAAGGCCGAGCGAGGTTTCGAGCTCGTGGCGGGGAACGGCCGGAGCGCGCAACGCGCCGAGCCGATCCGGCTCACGCACGAGGTTTCACCGCAAGACGCTTTCCGCATCATCGCGCATTCGGCGCTTCGTCAGGTGACCACGAACGCCGATCCGGTGCGTAACAAGGATTCCGAGGGAGTTCATCAGATGCGCGTCGGCCTGCGCAGGCTGCGAGCGGCGATCTCGCTTTTCGACGACATCATGCCGCGGGTAGGCACGGGCCGGATCAAGGCCGAGCTCAAATGGCTCACCGGCGAACTCGCGCCGGCACGCGAGATCGACGTCTTTGTCAAGGACAGCATTGAACCGCTTCCCGAGCAGGGCGTCCCGCGACGCGGCGCCGGCGCGATACGCAAGAAATTCTCCGCGCAACGGATGGCAGCCTTCCGGCGTGCCGGCGAGGCGGTTGCGTCGGCGCGCTATCGCCGCCTGCTGATCGACGTCGCCGAATGGATCGAGGCGATGCGGGCCAGCGCCGACGACGGCCGCTCGATCGCCGCCTATGCCGCCGAGATGCTCGACCGGCACACCAGGAAGGTGCGAAAGCAGGGCAAGCAGCTCGCCGAGCTCGATCCGCGGCGGCGCCACAAGCTGCGCATCAGGATCAAGAAGATCCGCTATGCCGTCGATTTCTTCAAAAGCCTCTACCGCGATCGCGACCAGAACGAGCTTGCGGATTTTTCCGGCCGGCTGAAGCAGCTGCAATCGGCGCTGGGATCGCTGAACGACTTCATGGCGCATCGCGAGCTGGCGACGAAGGCAGCGTTGGCAGCGCCGCCTGCGAACCGGCGCGCCCAGGCTTTCGCATCCGGCTTCATTGTCGGCCAGGAGCGCGAGGCGGCTCACGGCCTGATGAAGAATGCCGCGCGGGAGCTGCGTCGATTGCATCGGCTGCGGGTCGAGCCGCGCAAGTGA
- a CDS encoding avidin/streptavidin family protein: MAWVGSWRNQFGSILRIISDAEGRIEGTFETALEDSGFYGQTIQVIGFHKGNCIAFVAAGASPSGDRVVSYTGLLRHGKMETAWFVVADQALSAAGEGEPAKLKPLNWWRAVTTNVDTFERA; the protein is encoded by the coding sequence ATGGCATGGGTCGGCAGTTGGCGAAATCAATTCGGATCGATCCTGCGCATCATCAGCGATGCGGAGGGCCGCATCGAGGGAACATTCGAGACCGCGCTCGAAGACAGCGGCTTTTACGGTCAGACAATCCAGGTCATCGGATTTCACAAGGGCAATTGCATCGCCTTCGTCGCCGCAGGCGCGTCTCCGTCAGGCGACCGTGTGGTGTCATACACGGGCCTGTTGCGCCACGGGAAAATGGAGACCGCCTGGTTCGTGGTCGCCGACCAGGCGCTGAGCGCCGCCGGCGAAGGCGAACCCGCGAAGCTCAAGCCGTTGAACTGGTGGCGCGCCGTGACAACGAACGTCGACACCTTCGAGCGGGCCTAG
- a CDS encoding inorganic phosphate transporter has protein sequence MSDLALNDAQLTSEATARPDLHRKPHVSMVAVFLLFLVSGIGYAAYGIFTDTHSVGEPLALTAMLLLGVALMIALGFEFVNGFHDTANAVATVIYTHSLPPLTAVIWSGLFNFLGVLVSTGAVAYSVITLLPVDLILQVGSTAGYAMIFALLIAAIIWNLATWSMGIPNSSSHCLIGSIMGVGIANQLMAPAGQATSGVDWSQAISVGKALLFSPAVGFVLSALLLLLLKVVVPVRKLYEEPKGATPWWIRGILILTCTGVSFAHGGNDGQKGMGLIMLILIGVAPTAYALNRTMPESSTPAFVDVTGKAKSVFAAQAQGAQAGNADDARGLIGDALKTRNLNRPEVFAALAVLSDDIANGVKNYGSISRIPAAATANMRNDMYMVSDAVRLLPEAGANLNAGDGAILKQYRADLEHGTRFIPNWVKVSVAIALGLGTMVGWRRIVVTVGERIGKQHLTYAQGASAEIVAAGTILGAEFYGMPVSTTHILSSGVAGTMAANGSGLQTATIRNIVLAWILTLPAAMLIAGCLYLLFRIVV, from the coding sequence ATGTCCGATCTCGCCCTCAACGATGCACAGCTGACCTCCGAAGCCACCGCCAGGCCCGACCTGCACCGCAAGCCGCATGTGAGCATGGTGGCGGTGTTCCTGCTCTTCCTCGTCAGCGGGATCGGCTACGCCGCCTACGGCATCTTCACCGACACGCACAGCGTCGGCGAGCCGCTGGCGCTCACAGCAATGCTCCTTCTCGGCGTCGCCCTCATGATCGCGCTCGGCTTCGAGTTCGTGAACGGCTTTCACGACACCGCGAACGCGGTCGCGACCGTCATCTACACGCACAGCCTGCCGCCACTGACCGCGGTGATCTGGTCGGGCCTGTTCAACTTCCTCGGCGTGCTCGTATCCACCGGCGCGGTCGCCTACAGCGTCATCACGCTGCTGCCGGTCGACCTGATCCTGCAAGTCGGCAGCACCGCCGGCTACGCCATGATCTTCGCCTTGCTGATTGCCGCCATCATCTGGAATCTGGCGACTTGGTCGATGGGCATTCCCAACAGCTCGTCGCACTGCCTGATCGGTTCGATCATGGGCGTCGGCATCGCCAACCAGTTGATGGCACCCGCGGGCCAGGCCACGTCGGGTGTCGACTGGTCGCAGGCAATCAGCGTCGGCAAGGCGCTGCTGTTCAGCCCGGCGGTCGGCTTCGTCCTCTCCGCCCTGCTGTTGCTCCTGTTGAAAGTCGTGGTTCCCGTGCGGAAGCTGTACGAGGAGCCGAAGGGCGCGACGCCGTGGTGGATCCGCGGCATCCTGATCCTTACTTGCACCGGCGTGTCCTTTGCGCATGGCGGCAATGACGGCCAGAAGGGCATGGGCCTGATCATGCTGATCCTGATCGGCGTGGCGCCGACCGCTTATGCGCTGAACCGGACCATGCCGGAATCGAGCACGCCGGCCTTCGTCGACGTCACCGGCAAGGCCAAGTCGGTGTTCGCAGCTCAGGCGCAAGGTGCGCAGGCGGGCAACGCCGACGACGCGCGAGGCCTGATCGGCGATGCGCTCAAGACGCGGAATCTGAACCGCCCGGAGGTGTTCGCTGCGCTGGCTGTGCTTTCGGACGACATCGCGAACGGGGTGAAGAACTATGGCTCGATCAGCCGCATTCCGGCCGCGGCGACGGCGAACATGCGCAACGACATGTATATGGTGTCCGACGCGGTCCGCCTGTTGCCGGAAGCCGGCGCCAATCTCAACGCGGGCGACGGCGCGATCCTGAAGCAGTATCGCGCCGACCTCGAGCATGGCACGCGCTTCATTCCCAACTGGGTCAAGGTCTCGGTCGCGATCGCGCTTGGGCTGGGCACCATGGTCGGCTGGCGGCGGATCGTCGTGACGGTCGGCGAGCGCATCGGCAAGCAGCATCTCACCTATGCGCAAGGTGCCTCTGCCGAGATCGTGGCCGCCGGAACGATTTTGGGGGCCGAGTTCTACGGCATGCCGGTGTCCACCACGCACATCCTGTCGAGTGGTGTTGCCGGCACCATGGCAGCCAACGGCTCGGGGCTGCAAACGGCCACGATCAGGAACATCGTGCTGGCGTGGATCCTGACACTGCCGGCCGCGATGCTGATCGCAGGCTGCCTGTATCTGCTGTTCCGCATTGTGGTCTGA
- a CDS encoding MFS transporter produces the protein MGTAATDDAGDGSRALIFALVALACGHMLSTLLRTIPALSLDLMAADFRIEPQALASLTSVYHFAFAASQIPVGAAMDRFGVRPVSLGLLAGTIVGAIASGFATGPESFAFGQLLLGIATSGMLMCPMTLAAKQLSAARFGLWSGAILSIGNIGMLLSSSPLAFVVDHYGWRAGFWIAALGGVAVALAVLALVPNQKAEHQDASSPLAQMIEVLRLGLSRPLRGLIALALVSLATSLVLRGLWGGPWLMQVKGLSRVEAGNQLGAYTLAMIAGPLLLGMIDRKVGRRRELVAGAHATAALLVALMALGAPHFPVAWLFGVSVMPPQYDLVLFVLIGLSTSAQPLLFGMCRQLVDAQTAGKALAAVNLAFFLGTALMQSITGAVAAFAGLPAVLLFMAAALLAGVTIFLTYTSSRS, from the coding sequence ATGGGGACCGCTGCCACTGACGACGCGGGAGACGGCAGCCGCGCATTGATCTTTGCGCTGGTGGCGCTTGCCTGCGGGCACATGCTCTCGACATTGCTGCGCACGATTCCGGCCCTCAGCCTCGATTTGATGGCGGCGGATTTCCGCATCGAGCCGCAGGCGCTGGCAAGCCTCACCTCGGTCTATCATTTTGCTTTCGCCGCGTCGCAGATCCCGGTTGGCGCCGCGATGGACCGGTTTGGCGTGCGGCCGGTGTCGCTCGGCCTGCTGGCGGGAACCATCGTCGGCGCGATCGCGTCGGGGTTCGCGACCGGGCCTGAGAGTTTTGCATTCGGGCAATTGCTGCTGGGGATCGCGACGTCGGGCATGCTGATGTGCCCGATGACGCTGGCAGCCAAGCAATTGTCGGCGGCGCGCTTCGGCCTGTGGTCGGGCGCGATCCTGTCGATCGGCAACATAGGGATGCTGCTGTCGTCGAGCCCGCTCGCCTTCGTGGTCGATCATTATGGCTGGCGCGCCGGGTTCTGGATCGCTGCTCTCGGCGGCGTCGCGGTGGCGCTGGCGGTACTCGCGCTGGTGCCGAACCAGAAGGCCGAGCACCAGGACGCCTCCTCGCCGCTGGCGCAGATGATCGAGGTGCTCAGGCTCGGCCTGTCGCGGCCGCTGCGCGGGCTGATCGCGCTGGCGCTGGTGTCGCTTGCGACCTCGCTGGTGCTGCGCGGGCTGTGGGGCGGGCCGTGGCTGATGCAGGTGAAGGGCCTGTCGCGGGTCGAGGCCGGCAACCAGCTCGGCGCCTATACGCTGGCGATGATCGCGGGTCCGCTGCTGCTGGGCATGATCGACCGCAAGGTCGGCCGCCGCCGCGAGCTCGTGGCCGGCGCCCACGCGACCGCGGCGCTGCTGGTCGCGCTGATGGCGCTCGGCGCGCCGCATTTTCCCGTTGCATGGCTGTTCGGCGTATCCGTCATGCCGCCGCAATACGACCTGGTTCTGTTCGTGCTGATTGGCCTTTCGACCTCCGCGCAGCCGCTGCTGTTCGGGATGTGCCGGCAGCTGGTCGACGCGCAAACCGCCGGCAAGGCGCTGGCCGCGGTGAACCTCGCCTTCTTCCTCGGCACGGCGCTGATGCAGTCGATCACCGGCGCGGTGGCGGCATTTGCGGGACTGCCGGCGGTGCTGCTGTTCATGGCGGCGGCGCTGCTCGCGGGGGTGACGATCTTTTTGACTTACACGTCATCGCGTTCGTAG
- a CDS encoding M20/M25/M40 family metallo-hydrolase: MPVDHQAATDRLMRFLSVEGITGQEAAIGRELTAALKEGGVPAKAIRLDDANTRIPVPTETGNLIVDLPGRGALHNQPRIMFMTHMDTVPLCAGAKPKKSGRKIVNSAKTALGGDNRCGCGVLVTLAAELEKQKLDHPPITLLFCVREESGLYGARHVKLDELGKPVMAFNYDGGSASNVVIGAVGADRWTVEIFGRASHAGGAPERGISSTMIMALALADVKAGGWFGKVVKGKGASARMGTSNVGPVTGGEGRPAGDATNVVTDYVHVRGESRSHDGKFFKEITKAYKTAFERAAKKVTNTLGKSGKVKFKAETDYYPFRMKDNLPVVKRAIEAVSAVGGTPNVRAANGGLDANWMVRHGVPTVTFGAGQNEAHTIDEWINLDEYDRACALAVQLATMR, encoded by the coding sequence ATGCCAGTCGACCACCAAGCCGCCACCGACCGCCTCATGCGCTTCCTCTCCGTGGAAGGCATCACCGGACAGGAGGCGGCGATCGGGCGCGAGCTCACGGCCGCGCTGAAGGAGGGCGGCGTGCCGGCCAAGGCGATCCGGCTCGACGATGCCAACACCCGCATTCCGGTGCCGACCGAGACCGGCAATTTGATCGTCGACCTGCCCGGCCGCGGCGCGCTGCATAACCAGCCGCGGATCATGTTCATGACCCACATGGACACCGTGCCGCTCTGCGCCGGCGCCAAGCCGAAGAAATCCGGCCGCAAAATCGTCAACTCCGCCAAGACCGCGCTCGGCGGCGACAATCGCTGCGGCTGCGGCGTGCTGGTGACCTTGGCGGCCGAGCTCGAAAAGCAGAAGCTCGATCATCCGCCGATCACGCTGCTGTTCTGCGTGCGCGAGGAGAGCGGGCTCTATGGCGCGCGCCACGTCAAGCTCGACGAGCTCGGCAAGCCGGTGATGGCCTTCAACTATGACGGCGGCTCGGCGTCCAACGTCGTGATCGGCGCGGTCGGCGCGGACCGCTGGACCGTCGAGATCTTTGGCCGCGCCTCGCATGCGGGCGGCGCGCCCGAGCGCGGCATCTCCTCGACCATGATCATGGCGCTGGCGCTGGCGGACGTGAAGGCCGGCGGCTGGTTCGGCAAGGTGGTGAAGGGCAAGGGCGCGAGCGCGCGGATGGGCACCAGCAATGTCGGGCCCGTCACCGGCGGCGAAGGCCGGCCCGCCGGCGATGCCACCAACGTCGTCACCGATTACGTGCATGTGCGCGGCGAGAGCCGCAGCCACGACGGAAAGTTCTTCAAGGAGATCACGAAAGCCTACAAGACCGCGTTCGAGAGGGCGGCCAAGAAGGTGACGAACACGCTGGGCAAGTCCGGCAAGGTCAAGTTCAAGGCGGAGACCGATTACTATCCGTTCCGCATGAAGGACAACCTCCCCGTCGTCAAACGCGCGATCGAGGCGGTGTCCGCGGTCGGCGGCACGCCGAACGTCCGCGCCGCCAATGGCGGGCTCGACGCCAACTGGATGGTGCGCCACGGCGTTCCGACCGTGACCTTCGGCGCCGGCCAGAACGAGGCGCACACCATCGACGAGTGGATCAATCTCGACGAATATGATCGCGCCTGCGCGCTGGCCGTGCAGCTTGCGACGATGCGGTGA
- a CDS encoding amidohydrolase, with the protein MTPELHQKLTEWRRHLHAHPELSLQEKATAAFVQEKLTELGIPFEAGIGGHGIVATLTRGSAQSRVGLRADMDALPITEDTGLAYASTNPGVMHACGHDGHTASLLGAAALLVADSSWSGSVDFIFQPAEEGYGGSRAMVAAGLFERFPMDRVFGFHNWPGLAAGTIAVHDGVVMASGGRVTITIEGHAGHAGMPHLTRDPVMAAGHLIVAMQSIVSRSVDPLDAAVLSLCTIEGGTAPNQIAGKVVIRGTLRHHRNAVKDIIVGRIGEICAGIATSFDVKVTPDIVMGVGVVINTPEEAGFARMAADKARAQLTRDLAPSMAGEDFAFYLQQRPGAFVWIGNGELRAGAELHGPRYDFNDAILPVASTWMAEVAKTALSAN; encoded by the coding sequence TTGACCCCCGAGCTGCATCAAAAACTCACCGAATGGCGCCGGCATCTGCACGCCCACCCCGAGCTCTCCTTGCAGGAGAAAGCCACCGCCGCCTTCGTGCAGGAAAAACTCACCGAGCTCGGCATTCCCTTCGAGGCCGGCATCGGCGGCCACGGCATCGTCGCGACGCTCACACGAGGCTCGGCGCAAAGCCGTGTCGGCCTGCGCGCCGACATGGACGCGCTGCCGATCACCGAGGATACCGGCCTTGCCTACGCCTCGACCAATCCCGGCGTGATGCACGCCTGCGGCCATGACGGGCACACCGCCTCGCTGCTCGGCGCCGCCGCGCTGCTGGTGGCCGACTCGAGCTGGAGCGGCTCGGTCGACTTCATCTTCCAGCCGGCCGAGGAAGGTTATGGCGGCTCGCGCGCGATGGTCGCGGCCGGGCTGTTCGAGCGCTTTCCGATGGATCGGGTGTTCGGCTTCCACAACTGGCCGGGGCTTGCGGCCGGCACCATCGCGGTGCATGACGGCGTGGTGATGGCCTCGGGCGGACGCGTCACCATCACCATCGAGGGCCACGCAGGCCACGCCGGCATGCCGCATCTGACGCGCGATCCGGTGATGGCGGCGGGCCACCTCATCGTCGCGATGCAATCGATCGTCTCGCGCAGCGTCGATCCGCTCGACGCCGCCGTGCTCTCGCTCTGCACCATCGAGGGCGGCACCGCGCCCAATCAGATCGCCGGCAAGGTCGTGATCCGCGGCACGCTGCGGCATCACCGCAATGCCGTGAAGGACATCATCGTCGGGCGGATCGGCGAGATCTGCGCCGGCATTGCCACGAGCTTCGATGTCAAGGTCACGCCCGACATCGTCATGGGCGTCGGCGTGGTGATCAACACGCCGGAGGAAGCAGGCTTCGCGCGCATGGCGGCCGACAAGGCGCGGGCGCAGCTCACGCGCGATCTCGCGCCGAGCATGGCCGGCGAGGATTTCGCCTTCTACCTCCAGCAGCGGCCGGGCGCCTTCGTGTGGATCGGCAACGGCGAATTGCGCGCCGGCGCCGAGCTGCACGGCCCGCGCTACGATTTCAACGACGCGATCCTTCCGGTCGCCTCGACCTGGATGGCCGAAGTCGCCAAGACAGCGCTGTCGGCGAACTAG